The Pedobacter mucosus genome window below encodes:
- a CDS encoding dihydrofolate reductase: MTNKPKSPSLFIAVAVGENFAIGKNNQLLWHMPADLKFFKQTTSGHTVVMGRKTYDSVGKPLPNRRNIVITRDSSLKIDGVEVVNSLDEALEITKNENKPVFIVGGAEIYRQALPKTDILYLTTIHHTFDADTFFPAIDRNEWETVSSDPHKADEKNKYDYTFEVLKRK; this comes from the coding sequence ATGACTAATAAACCAAAAAGCCCTTCGCTTTTCATAGCAGTTGCAGTAGGCGAAAACTTTGCAATTGGAAAAAACAACCAGCTTTTATGGCACATGCCTGCTGATTTAAAGTTTTTTAAACAAACGACTTCTGGGCATACTGTTGTAATGGGCCGTAAGACTTATGATTCTGTTGGCAAACCATTACCAAACCGCCGAAATATTGTAATTACGAGAGACTCATCATTAAAAATTGATGGTGTTGAAGTTGTAAATAGCTTGGATGAGGCTTTGGAAATTACTAAAAATGAAAACAAACCAGTTTTCATTGTTGGTGGTGCAGAAATTTACCGTCAGGCTTTACCTAAAACGGATATACTTTATTTAACTACGATTCATCATACTTTCGATGCTGATACTTTTTTTCCAGCAATTGATCGGAATGAATGGGAAACAGTAAGTTCTGATCCTCATAAAGCTGATGAAAAAAATAAGTATGATTATACTTTTGAGGTATTAAAAAGGAAGTAA
- a CDS encoding four helix bundle protein, translated as MNYKLEDLEVYNLSEGISDKIWHIVINWDYFAKDTIGKQLCRAADSISANIAEGYGRFHFKENKNFCYYSRGSILEVKSFLRKSKNRKLITDEIYQTLYLDLQTIHLKLNAYIKYIGKKAETL; from the coding sequence AATCTATCCGAAGGAATATCTGATAAGATATGGCACATTGTAATTAATTGGGATTATTTTGCTAAAGATACCATTGGAAAACAATTATGCAGAGCAGCAGATTCTATTAGCGCAAATATTGCCGAAGGCTATGGTCGATTTCATTTTAAGGAAAACAAAAATTTCTGTTATTATAGCAGAGGTTCTATTCTGGAGGTAAAATCGTTTTTAAGAAAATCAAAAAATCGTAAATTAATCACGGATGAAATTTACCAGACGCTTTATTTAGACTTGCAAACCATCCATCTAAAATTGAACGCATACATAAAGTATATCGGAAAAAAGGCTGAGACGCTATAA